A genomic stretch from Flavobacterium nitratireducens includes:
- the nadD gene encoding nicotinate (nicotinamide) nucleotide adenylyltransferase → MKIGLYFGTFNPIHVGHLIIANHMVEHADLDQVWLVVTPHNPLKKKSTLLDDYHRLQMVFLATEDYPKLKPSDIEFKLAQPNYTVNTLAHLEEKYPNHEFSLIMGEDNLKSLHKWKNYEAILEHHEIYVYPRISVEDENLEFKNHPKIHIIDAPVVEISSTAIRSNIKLGKNVRPLLPEKVWEYIDHNLFYKK, encoded by the coding sequence ATGAAAATCGGACTCTATTTCGGCACCTTCAACCCCATTCACGTGGGGCATCTCATTATTGCCAATCATATGGTGGAGCATGCCGATTTAGATCAAGTATGGCTAGTGGTTACACCACACAATCCTTTGAAGAAAAAAAGTACTTTGCTGGACGATTACCACCGCCTGCAAATGGTTTTTCTGGCTACTGAAGATTATCCTAAATTGAAACCTTCGGATATTGAATTCAAATTGGCACAACCTAATTATACAGTAAATACTTTAGCCCATCTTGAAGAAAAATACCCTAATCATGAATTTTCTTTGATTATGGGCGAAGACAATCTTAAATCGCTTCATAAGTGGAAAAACTACGAAGCCATTTTAGAACATCACGAGATTTATGTGTATCCGCGTATTTCTGTTGAAGATGAAAATCTGGAATTCAAAAACCACCCTAAGATTCATATAATTGATGCTCCCGTTGTCGAAATTTCTTCGACAGCAATTAGAAGCAACATCAAATTAGGTAAAAATGTCCGTCCTTTATTGCCTGAAAAAGTTTGGGAATACATTGACCATAATTTGTTTTATAAGAAGTAA
- the gmk gene encoding guanylate kinase, translating to MKKGKLIVFSAPSGSGKTTIVRHLLKQEDLNLEFSISAATREARGEEVNGKDYYFISLDEFKNHIKNEDFVEWEEVYRDNFYGTLKSEVERIWAMGKNVIFDIDVAGGLRIKNKFPEETLAVFVKPPSVDELKRRLKERSTESEDKINMRIAKAHVELATAPQFDVVTKNYDLDVALEEATELVRNFVNK from the coding sequence ATGAAAAAAGGAAAATTAATCGTATTCTCTGCGCCATCGGGTTCGGGAAAAACAACTATAGTTAGGCATTTATTAAAGCAAGAAGACTTGAATTTAGAGTTTTCTATCTCGGCAGCCACTCGTGAAGCCAGAGGCGAAGAAGTAAACGGAAAAGATTACTATTTTATCTCTTTGGACGAATTTAAAAACCATATCAAAAATGAAGATTTTGTAGAATGGGAAGAAGTATACAGAGATAATTTTTACGGTACTTTAAAAAGTGAAGTAGAACGCATCTGGGCTATGGGTAAAAACGTAATTTTTGACATTGACGTTGCCGGAGGTTTGCGTATCAAAAATAAATTCCCTGAAGAAACTTTGGCTGTTTTTGTAAAACCACCAAGTGTGGACGAATTAAAACGCCGTTTGAAAGAACGCTCTACCGAAAGTGAAGACAAAATCAATATGCGTATCGCTAAAGCCCACGTAGAATTGGCTACTGCTCCACAATTTGATGTAGTGACAAAAAATTATGATTTGGATGTGGCTTTGGAAGAAGCAACTGAATTAGTGAGAAATTTTGTGAACAAATAA
- a CDS encoding YicC/YloC family endoribonuclease, which translates to MIQSMTGFGKATLQLPTKKITVEVKSLNSKGLDLNVRMPSVYREMELGLRNQIAAALERGKIDFSIFIESTAEQTSTKVNVPIVKAYIAQLRKVYADADETELMKMAVRMPDTMKVEREEIDENEWAQIKNVIDESLSNILSFRRDEGESLEKEFQLRINNIRQFMNEALALDPERVQNIKDRLQTAIDELKVNVDENRFEQELIYYLEKLDITEEKVRLTNHLDYFLETIKGTEANGRKLGFITQEMGREINTMGSKSNHAQMQKLVVMMKDELEKIKEQVLNVL; encoded by the coding sequence ATGATACAATCTATGACCGGTTTTGGTAAAGCGACTTTGCAATTACCAACCAAAAAAATAACAGTCGAAGTAAAATCGTTAAATAGCAAAGGACTTGATTTAAATGTGCGAATGCCTTCTGTGTATCGCGAAATGGAATTGGGTTTACGCAACCAAATTGCCGCTGCACTGGAAAGAGGGAAAATCGATTTTTCTATTTTTATCGAAAGTACTGCCGAGCAAACTTCGACCAAAGTGAATGTACCTATCGTAAAAGCTTACATTGCCCAACTAAGAAAGGTTTACGCCGATGCCGATGAAACAGAGTTAATGAAAATGGCCGTTCGTATGCCAGACACCATGAAAGTGGAAAGAGAAGAAATCGACGAAAACGAATGGGCTCAGATAAAAAATGTTATCGACGAAAGTTTAAGTAACATTCTTTCTTTTAGAAGAGATGAAGGTGAATCACTTGAAAAAGAATTCCAATTGCGTATAAACAATATTCGTCAATTTATGAACGAGGCTTTGGCTCTTGATCCGGAACGCGTTCAAAACATCAAAGACCGTTTGCAAACCGCTATAGATGAGTTAAAAGTAAATGTTGACGAAAACCGTTTTGAACAGGAATTGATCTATTATTTAGAAAAATTAGACATTACGGAAGAAAAAGTACGTCTAACCAATCACTTAGATTATTTCCTGGAAACCATCAAAGGCACCGAAGCTAATGGTAGAAAATTAGGTTTCATTACCCAAGAAATGGGACGCGAAATCAATACCATGGGGTCTAAATCGAATCACGCGCAAATGCAAAAATTAGTCGTGATGATGAAAGACGAATTGGAAAAAATCAAAGAACAGGTATTGAATGTTTTATAA
- a CDS encoding arsenate reductase family protein, with protein MSNKVYHLSSCDTCRKIIKSLPENHNLVLHDIKQNPISVEELEQMHQLSGSYELLFSKKAQLYKSMGLKDQNLTEADFKKYILEHYTFLSRPVFIIDGKIYIGNSKQNIENVILALQK; from the coding sequence ATGAGCAATAAAGTATATCATCTTTCTTCTTGCGACACTTGTCGAAAAATAATCAAATCGTTACCTGAAAATCATAATCTAGTACTTCACGATATCAAACAAAATCCAATTTCAGTTGAAGAATTAGAACAAATGCACCAACTTTCAGGAAGTTACGAACTGCTATTTAGTAAAAAAGCACAATTGTATAAATCAATGGGATTAAAAGACCAAAACTTAACCGAAGCGGACTTTAAAAAATACATTTTAGAACATTACACTTTTTTAAGTCGTCCGGTTTTTATCATTGATGGCAAAATTTACATTGGCAACAGCAAACAAAATATTGAGAATGTAATTTTGGCTTTGCAAAAATAA
- a CDS encoding DinB family protein, translating to MQQVFETTLKSRKLISELFQKYSLEQLNKIPEGFNNNLIWNIGHIIVAQQVLVYKLSALPMMISDAMVEKYKNGSRPEQDVTQEELDAIKQLLFDTIHKTNLDYQNGLFEGYNEYTTSIGFDLKSAEEAMVYNNFHEGLHVGVMMAIKKFI from the coding sequence ATGCAACAAGTATTTGAAACTACTTTGAAATCTAGAAAATTGATTTCAGAATTATTTCAAAAGTACTCTTTGGAGCAATTAAATAAAATTCCGGAAGGATTTAATAATAATTTGATTTGGAATATTGGTCATATTATTGTTGCACAACAAGTATTGGTATATAAATTGTCTGCTTTGCCAATGATGATTTCTGATGCGATGGTGGAGAAATATAAAAATGGATCGAGACCTGAGCAGGATGTTACACAAGAAGAATTAGATGCAATAAAACAATTGCTTTTTGATACAATTCATAAAACGAATTTGGATTATCAAAACGGTCTTTTTGAGGGATATAACGAGTATACTACCTCGATAGGTTTTGATTTAAAAAGTGCCGAAGAAGCAATGGTGTATAATAATTTTCATGAGGGACTTCATGTGGGAGTAATGATGGCAATTAAAAAATTTATTTAA
- a CDS encoding DinB family protein: protein MKELLEITKTSRNMVSKLIQGYTLEQLNKVPAGFNNNLIWNVGHIVVTQQLLVYKLAGLPMMISDEFVKKYMKGTKTEHQATQEEVDEILSLLHATVEQTAKDIDNNLFQNFTEYPTSTGFVLKSNADSMEFNNFHEGLHIGVIMAIRKLV, encoded by the coding sequence ATGAAAGAGCTATTAGAGATTACCAAAACGAGTAGAAACATGGTTTCTAAGTTGATTCAGGGATATACATTAGAGCAATTGAACAAAGTTCCGGCAGGATTTAATAACAATTTGATTTGGAACGTAGGTCATATCGTAGTGACACAACAATTGTTGGTATATAAATTAGCGGGCTTACCGATGATGATTTCTGATGAATTTGTTAAAAAATACATGAAAGGTACTAAAACAGAACATCAGGCAACACAAGAAGAAGTAGACGAAATATTATCTTTGTTACATGCAACAGTTGAACAAACTGCAAAAGATATTGATAATAATTTGTTTCAAAATTTCACTGAATATCCAACCTCTACAGGTTTTGTTTTAAAAAGCAATGCGGATTCTATGGAGTTTAATAATTTCCATGAAGGTCTTCACATTGGAGTAATCATGGCAATCCGAAAACTGGTTTAA
- a CDS encoding IS256 family transposase, variant Zn-binding type, producing MTQKKRCPTCKSLQTIKWGKRENKQRFKCKDCGQLFTSNNKSVSDSNKEIWFRNWVIGKDTFDKISVESGYSKSTLQRYFSKMLSKAPILEFSSTDEIYLVIDGTYFPNDICLVVYRNFHLKSTQLYRMTNGEHFEEIAEDLQNLLSLGIKIKSITSDGDKSSIKAIKKVCPRVPFQRCLVHISRMCRIWLTQNPKHKSGFELKQIAIKIHHIDSEYKRQLWLIELIQWEERYRDFINQKSSNIETGRYWYTHKMVRRSFNVIKKAIPNMFLYLKDDKIPNSTNSLESFFGHLKGNLNIHRGLSLANRKNFLKWYLYYKNQI from the coding sequence ATAACTCAAAAAAAGCGCTGTCCCACATGTAAAAGTCTTCAAACTATTAAATGGGGAAAAAGAGAAAATAAACAACGATTTAAGTGCAAAGATTGCGGACAATTATTTACATCAAATAATAAATCAGTTTCGGATTCTAATAAAGAAATTTGGTTTAGAAACTGGGTAATAGGGAAAGATACATTTGATAAAATATCGGTCGAATCAGGGTATAGCAAAAGTACATTACAACGTTATTTTTCTAAAATGCTATCCAAAGCTCCAATTTTAGAATTTAGTTCAACAGATGAAATTTACCTGGTAATTGATGGAACTTATTTTCCTAACGATATTTGTCTGGTGGTTTATAGAAACTTTCATTTAAAGTCGACACAGCTTTATAGAATGACTAATGGAGAGCATTTTGAAGAAATAGCAGAAGACTTGCAAAATTTATTAAGTCTAGGAATCAAAATAAAAAGCATTACATCTGATGGAGATAAATCATCTATAAAGGCCATTAAAAAAGTTTGTCCAAGAGTACCTTTTCAACGATGTTTAGTCCATATTTCAAGAATGTGTAGAATATGGCTTACACAGAACCCTAAACATAAATCAGGTTTTGAACTCAAACAAATAGCAATAAAAATCCATCATATTGATTCTGAATACAAACGACAATTATGGCTAATAGAACTCATTCAATGGGAAGAACGATATAGAGATTTTATTAACCAAAAATCATCTAATATTGAAACAGGAAGATATTGGTATACTCATAAAATGGTTAGAAGATCATTTAATGTAATCAAAAAAGCTATACCTAATATGTTCCTGTACTTGAAGGATGACAAAATACCCAACTCAACAAACTCTCTAGAATCCTTTTTTGGACACTTAAAAGGCAACTTGAATATCCATAGAGGATTAAGTTTAGCCAATAGGAAGAACTTCTTGAAATGGTATTTATATTATAAAAACCAAATCTGA
- a CDS encoding THC0290_0291 family protein, with the protein MLRNNWLGLFIIFILLGISSKMKAQFGFSHEIGVIAGPVAFQSDYGVRHDFETNVGNTGNGIGIIHYLNFSYKAECNCYTPETYFNDHFKLRSELSYNKTNFEHLGEWVKRTSLEAMQLREMKGESAVTNIGMQLEYFPLSIRDFTARIGSLGPFVSLGAQFSNYNAKAYSTMGPLGTPLTTYPKYLTPTDDRQYGFSTENGTVWSIVSSVGTRYKLSPLSDLMVDLRFQYYFSDWVDGLKPNPDLYKENKANDWLVWFNFGYIYYLQ; encoded by the coding sequence ATGCTCCGAAATAATTGGCTAGGTTTGTTTATCATATTTATTTTACTTGGAATTTCAAGTAAAATGAAAGCTCAGTTTGGGTTTTCTCATGAAATAGGTGTAATTGCTGGACCTGTAGCTTTTCAATCCGATTATGGTGTTCGTCATGATTTTGAAACCAATGTAGGAAACACAGGAAATGGAATAGGAATAATTCATTACCTCAACTTCTCCTATAAAGCAGAATGTAACTGTTACACACCTGAAACCTATTTTAACGACCACTTCAAGCTACGAAGTGAACTATCGTATAACAAAACCAATTTTGAACATTTAGGAGAATGGGTAAAAAGGACTTCTCTTGAGGCGATGCAATTACGAGAAATGAAAGGAGAAAGTGCCGTAACCAATATTGGAATGCAATTAGAATACTTCCCTCTGAGTATTCGCGACTTCACAGCACGTATTGGGAGTCTTGGTCCTTTTGTGAGTCTTGGTGCTCAATTTAGTAATTACAATGCTAAAGCTTATTCTACAATGGGTCCCTTAGGAACTCCGCTTACCACTTATCCAAAATACCTCACCCCTACAGATGATAGACAATATGGTTTTTCTACGGAAAACGGAACCGTATGGTCTATTGTTTCCAGTGTGGGTACGCGTTATAAATTATCGCCATTAAGCGATTTGATGGTTGATTTACGTTTTCAATATTACTTTTCGGATTGGGTTGATGGTTTAAAACCTAATCCAGATTTGTACAAAGAAAACAAAGCTAATGACTGGCTGGTTTGGTTTAATTTTGGCTACATTTATTATTTGCAATAG